The nucleotide window ATGCTCAATCCCGGGCGCTTCGGTTACTTTCGCAAGCTCATTACAGAAGAGCTCAAGCTTGAACCCGGCTCGCTGAAGGTCCTCGACATCGGTTGCGGCGGCGGTTTTCTGGCCGAGGAATTCGCCGGCCTTGGCTGCAAGGTGACCGGTCTCGACCCGGCCGCCGACCTGCTGGAGGCCGCGCGTGCCCATGCCAGGAACCGCGGGCTCACGATCGACTACGTCCATGGGAGCGGCGAGCAGCTCCCCTTCGAGGACGCTGCTTTCGACCTGGTCTACTGCTGCGACGTGCTCGAACACGTGAGCGATCTCGACAAGGTGATCGCCGAGACCGCGC belongs to Chrysiogenia bacterium and includes:
- the ubiG gene encoding 3-demethylubiquinone-9 3-O-methyltransferase, yielding MPIDNEIYNREAQRWWNDDSPMATLRSMLNPGRFGYFRKLITEELKLEPGSLKVLDIGCGGGFLAEEFAGLGCKVTGLDPAADLLEAARAHARNRGLTIDYVHGSGEQLPFEDAAFDLVYCCDVLEHVSDLDKVIAETA